Sequence from the Microscilla marina ATCC 23134 genome:
ATTGTTTAAGTGCTTCTATCAACAGTAAGATTTGCTTAGATGATGCTGTACTAAAATAAATAAACTTAAAGTTAAATTCCAGAGGGCGTCCTGTTTTAGCGTAATTTCTTATCCACTGTACCAAAGGTAAATAAAAGTCACGGTCGTTTTGATGATGTGACTCCCCACTAATTTTACAAATGCCAGTTTGACCATTAAAGTTAACACTTGGGGTAATATCAAACTTCTTACTGCCTTTGATAATGATATTTGGTGGGGTAAGCTCTGGGTTTGGTTGGTTTGACATACTCAGGCAATGTTTTATGGTTAAAATTTGGACAAGTAAGTACCTAGACAAAATTAAATATATCTAATGAGTAGGTGTAACAGTCATATTATGAGCGAGTTACCCTTACTTGTAGCTTATATAATTACTTGCTGCTACTTAGTGCTATATAACCCGCTAAATTAACAGCTATTGACCAAAAATATATAAAAAAACAGTCTTTTATTGAAGTATTTTTCAGGGGACGTTGTTAGCTGTAAGTCAAACGCAACACAACAAAGTTAAAGCAGCAACACTAATATGTAGGTATAAATTGTATTTATTTTATATGAGGTAAATATTGTTTTATTGAAAGTATTTGCAAAACTCAAAACTTTTCCTTTCCTTTGTCGTATCAATGCTTAAGTAAGCTTTTTTAATTATTTATACTTATATATAGTTTGAATATTATTTAAAATAAAAAATTACATAAAAACTTGTATTAATAAAAACACGTTATTACCTTTGTATCATAATGTTACTTCAAAATAAACATATCACCCCCAAAACGATTAACCCCTGGAATCGGAAGCACATAATAAAGCGCTGGAGATTCTGTGAGGCTAATGAGGTGAATATGTTTGTACCCCAAAGTCTGAAACCTGATCAAAATAGGTATAAAGACTGACTACCCAAGAAAACAACAAACAATTATATATCTCAAAAGCCTCACAGATTCATCTGAAACTGTAAGGCTTTTTTTATGTTAAATTTTGAGTAGTGTAAAACAGTATATGTGCTCTTAGCCAAGTTGGTCAAGGCGCTTGCCTGATACGCAGGAGATCGGGGGTTCAAATCCCTCAGAGCACACTAAAGCACCCGTAGTTCAACGGCTTAGAATAACTGACTTGTAATCAGTGGATCAAGGTTCGATTCCTTGTGGGTGCTCTAAACACTTTAATGCTAAATATCTGATAAGTAAATAATGATGCCAATAAGACACATATCAAATACACCTAAACACCGTCGGAATCCTATTTGGATAAAACCCCCGAAAGCGGCAAGGCTATTACTATGACTATAGTAAAACGATGATGAGAATACCCATCTTTTAAAGCCTTGTCTCATAATGAAACAAGGTTTTTTTTATGTGCGATTGACTAAATAATGATCAAACCAGTGCCCTTAGCTTAACTGGTCAAAGCACCTTGCTCATACCAAGGAGATTGAAGGTTCGAGTCCTTCAGGGCACACTAAACAAATACTCGGATAGTGGAAGAGTGGTCATCTTCGCTGGTCTTGGACTCCAGAGGACGTAGGTTCGAATCCTGCCTATCCGACCATTGAAAACGATTAGTAATTAAGTGATTAAACTATATTCGGATAGTAGAGGAGAGGTTTATCTCGCTAGTTTTGGGTACTAGAGCACGCAAGTTCGAATCTTGCCTATCCGACCATTATACAAATGCTGACTGAGGTGGAATTGGTTGCCACACCTGTTTGTGAAGCAGGAGAATCGGGTTCGAGTCCCGGCAGACAGCCCATATTGCGTCATAGGAAGCAAAGATTCAAGCTGGAGGTTCTTCTTTAAGAAGAGCTTCTGGTAACGAATCGAGTGATTAATTACCTGAAAACTATTGGTTTTCTATAAAACAGAGGTTGGCTTACAACTTGTTGCTCGTCACTCTCAATTAAATATTGCGTCATAGTTCAACGGAAGAGAATACCTGGTTTCGACCCAGATGATGAAGGTTCGACTCCTTCTGACGCAACTACTTGTTAAACAGTATATTGCGCTGTAGTTTAATGGATTAGAATATTTGGTTTCTACCCAAATGGTGAAGGTTCGACTCCTTCCAGCGTAACTATTATTTACATTGCGTCATAGTTCAATGGAATAGAATGCTTGGCTACGAACCAGGGGATGAAGGTTCGACTCCTTCTGACGCAACTAACTGTTTAACAGTATTTTGCACTGTAGTTTAATAGGTAGAACACCCGGTTTATATCCGGACGATGAAGGTTCGACTCCTTCCAGTGTGCTATTATTTGGTTTTAACAAAGCAGGTTTATCTTGCTGATAAAGAACTTATATATTGATTTTTGTTATATAAATTACAATGTAAGTTTTAAGGTTTATTTTTGTAAAATATTTGTGATATGATAGATGAAAATAAAGTAAAATATAATAAATGGTGGAAATACCACCTTGATTGATGAAGAAATTTATTGTACTATTTTTATATATTGTAAATATTGTATAAGCCTCTTTGTCTCTTCAAAGAGGTTTTTTTTTGCCAAAAATTAAAATTCGTTCGTAGCTCAATTGGTAGAGTTCCCGGCTTTTAACCGGAAGGTTGTGGGTTCGATTCCCACCGGACGAACAAAAAGAGTGTCGTAGATAAGTGTTACTTCGATTCCACATCGCCGAGTCGGGGGTTCGAGTCCCTCCTCTCCTGCAAAATGTATGGCTCAATAGGAGAGTAGCTCAGTAGGTAGAGCAGGTAAAATGTCACTTGTCGTTAGTTACCTCTTTTTTATTCACGGATATAGTTTAATGGTAAAATAATGGTCTCCAAAACCTTTGATGAGGGTTCGACTCCTTCTATCCGTGCCAAATTTTGGTAAGGGCTCTTATTCTGTTGTTACCTGTCATTAGCAGGGTGGTACAAAAAAAGCCTCATTACTTATGAGTAATGAGGCTATGTTTTGAAACCATCTTGTCTTTGGGAATGTTAATGATTTTGATCAGGGGCAGGATATGTTGCGGGTAGTTTCATTAAAAGTCAGAAAGTAGTTCCAGACAACCAGTACTCCAGAAACTAAAACTTTAATGAGTTACATACTCTTCTACATCCTCTACTTCTGCCAACATTTGGTCGTTGATATGGCTCAGGCGTACTTTTTTTAATTCATTGATCAACAAAGGGTCATATTTGGCGGTTACTCGTACATAATTCTCAGTAAACCCTTCCATTTGCCCTTCATTTATATCTTTCTCAAACAATACTGTGTACTCCTTACCCAATTGTTGTTCATAAAAATAACGTCGTTTTTTGTCTGACAAAATGTGCAACATTTTTGACCGTTTGGCTCTTTCTTCTTTAGGTACTACAGATTTTATTTCCAGTGCGTGGGTATTGGCACGCTCCGAATAAGTAAACACGTGTAAGTAAGAAATATCCAGTTCGTTTAGGAAGTTGTATGTATCTAAAAAATCTTCTTCAGTTTCGCCCGGAAAGCCCACAATTACATCTACCCCGATACAGCAATGTGGCATCAGTTCTTTAATTTTATTTACCCGATCTACATACAGCCCGCGTTCATAGCGACGACGCATCGCCTTAAGTATTTTGTTGGAGCCCGATTGTAGCGGAATGTGAAAGTGGGGAACAAAACGTTTGGATTGAGCGGTAAACGCTATGACATCGTTCGACAAAAGGTTGGGTTCAATAGATGATATACGAATGCGTTCCAGACCATCTACTTCGTCAAGTGCTTTTACCAAGTCGATGAAACGTTCTTTGCGTCTACCCTCCTGAATGCCAAAATCGCCAATGTTTACTCCAGTCAACACCACTTCCTTTACTTCAGTTTGTCCTATCTTGTGTGCCGATGCTATGATATTTTCAATACTATCACTACGGCTTTTGCCGCGAGCCAAAGGAATGGTACAAAACGAGCAGTTATAGTTACAACCATCCTGCACTTTCAAAAAAGTACGGGTACGATCACCCATTGAATGCGAGTGAGCGAAAGTATCGGCATTGGTTACTTCTTGTACCAATACTTCGGGTTGGGCAGGTTTTACAAAGGTACCCAACAGGTCAAGCAAACGAAACTTCTCAGAAGCCCCTAATACTGCATCTACGCCTGGAATATTGGAAATTTCTTTGGGCTTGAGCTGGGCATAACAGCCAATGATGGCTACATAACCATCTGGTGATATTTTTTTGGCTTCTTTTACCACTTTGCGGCATTTTTTATCAGCATTTGCGGTTACAGAACAAGTGTTGATAATGAATATATCAGGCGAATCGTTAAAGTCTACCTTTTTATAACCTCTGCTTTCAAATTGGCGGGTTATAGTAGAAGTTTCAGAAAAATTGAGTTTGCACCCCAAAGTATAAAATGCTACCTTTTTCATCTCAATGGTTTGATTATTAATTCAAGTAACGAGGTATTATTACGTTGTGCTTGCTACTACACGGTTCAATAACTAAGCACAAAGTAGTAACAAAACACTGGTTTAAAATCATTATTTATTCCGTTCAAAAGCATACAAGGCTTGCTGCCTTGCTGCAATTAATTCACAAAAGTACAAAATTTTGCTGATGAAAGGCTTACAGTGTAATGAATGAAGAGAAAGAAGGGGAGAAAACAAAAAAACCATGAATAGAATCTCCTATTCATGGCTTACATATCATTACTCTCAAAGCAATCAGGCTAGTCAAGTAGCTTTTGAAAAAGGCTGAGTTTTTCTCCATTGATTATTTTCGCCACTATTTCAGCACGTTTACGAATTTTACGTACATGGTATTTTTTCAACGATACGCTTTCTACTTTTCGGGTGAATAACTCTCCTTTTTTAGTTGTTTTTTTGGTTTTGACCGAAGATTTAAAAATTTCGTGAATAGTTTCAAGGTATTCTTGAGCGTCTTTCAAGGGAGTACAACGTTTAGACATTTCCCATAACATTTCGGCTACGACCGCTTCGTCTGCTATTGCAAACAATACACCGGCTTCGTGCTCGCCATCGATTACTTTCGAGCAGTTTTTTTCCAGTTCAATGGCCCACTTGTAGGCACTAAAAGCACTGTCTACTACACCCTGTGCGCTTTTATTTTTGGCAATACAGGCCAATATCTCCTGATCATTTGTCTTATGCTTTTGTGCAAAGACGTTGGCAGGTAGCACATATAATACAATCATGAATCCTAATAAGCAAGCAGTTTTTTTATGCATATACATTTGTTTTGTTGATAAACACAAAGATGTGTATTTTTGGTAAATACAATATATCTATCAATACTCCGCAGTGATTTTAGTCAAAGTTGTTTGCTGGTTATCAGTTATTGATGAATTTAAAAACTATTTAATTGGGTGTTTAGGCATAAAACCGAAACACTTTTAAAAATAAAGTGAGTACGCAATCTTAATATAAAATACTGGTTTACAGCATTTAACAAGGTGAACATTTACTCAAATCAGCTATCGACTATCGACTAAATACTATGGACTATTGGTCTATGAAACGTACAAAAAAAAACGAATTATGCAAATAAGGATTGCATCATCACATATTTTTAACAAGTAGTATTACAGTTTGAGCATTCGTTTCATTTTTCTAATGTTTTTTCTTACTTCTTTAATTGTCTTGTAAGTGCCTGTTACCTTGGTACGTACAATGGTTTCGGTATTGTCGCCAAACAAAGCATTGTCTTGGTTTGTCAGTTTTTTGGTAACCACCTCAGTGATTACGTGTTTTTTAAAAACTCCCCTGAGGTTAGTCAAAGGAATCCTTAGCTTTTCGAGCTCAGGGCACCCGCCCAACATAGAATGCAATGCCTCTACAATATGTTGCTGGTGTACTACTTCTTTTACTGTGAGGTGGTGCCTACGCAATTCTTCGTTGGTACTTGCCTTATGTAACTGTAGCACCCAGTGCGAAATACTAAAAGTGCTATGTAATACCCGTTTGGCATTGGGGTGGGTTTCCAACGCTTTTTGTATCCCAACATCAGTTTTTTTGGCTATTGAATTTTGAGCCTGGGCAAACATCATAGTACATAAGAACAATGTACAAAAAGTAAAAACTTGTTTCATTGTCATCTTTTTTTGTAAAAAATAAGGCTTACTCGATAAAGTTAAACGAATGGTACTTTATAGAAGTAAGCCTTTGATTAGGTTGCTGTAATGAGGAGGTATTAATATTTTTTTGGCTTTAAGCCAGAATATTTACGAAGCTTATTTGCCAAGTCTCGTAATTTTTTTGCGCTTTTTACGTCCATTGCCACTCCAGTTTCGGTAGTGGTGTTATCACCAAATAAAGCATTATTCTGATTTTTGCTTTTAGTAGTTTCTTTTTCAGCTACTACCTTGGTATCATAAATAGCCACCATCTCGCCCAAATACTTTCCGATTTTTCCTTTTTTGTCTTTCAAGTACTTACAATCTCCTTTTGATAGTTCGTGTAAAATTTTGACCGCTTTAGCCTGTCTACCTATTACTCCTACTGCCTTGCGTCCTTTTTTAGCTGCCCGATTGGCATTTTTTACATAATAAGCTGTCCACTTCTCAAAAGGAAATTTCTCAGTTTTATCATAAGGTTGCATAATTTTATAAGCATCCAATAAGTCTTTCTTTTGCGCATCAGAGGCACAGTTGCGTATTCCCAGGTTCAGCAGTTTTACTTCTTTCGACTG
This genomic interval carries:
- a CDS encoding DUF1987 domain-containing protein, which codes for MSNQPNPELTPPNIIIKGSKKFDITPSVNFNGQTGICKISGESHHQNDRDFYLPLVQWIRNYAKTGRPLEFNFKFIYFSTASSKQILLLIEALKQYEQAGGVVTVNWYYPEDDEEILEEAEDYIHATNLKMNLISY
- the mtaB gene encoding tRNA (N(6)-L-threonylcarbamoyladenosine(37)-C(2))-methylthiotransferase MtaB, which codes for MKKVAFYTLGCKLNFSETSTITRQFESRGYKKVDFNDSPDIFIINTCSVTANADKKCRKVVKEAKKISPDGYVAIIGCYAQLKPKEISNIPGVDAVLGASEKFRLLDLLGTFVKPAQPEVLVQEVTNADTFAHSHSMGDRTRTFLKVQDGCNYNCSFCTIPLARGKSRSDSIENIIASAHKIGQTEVKEVVLTGVNIGDFGIQEGRRKERFIDLVKALDEVDGLERIRISSIEPNLLSNDVIAFTAQSKRFVPHFHIPLQSGSNKILKAMRRRYERGLYVDRVNKIKELMPHCCIGVDVIVGFPGETEEDFLDTYNFLNELDISYLHVFTYSERANTHALEIKSVVPKEERAKRSKMLHILSDKKRRYFYEQQLGKEYTVLFEKDINEGQMEGFTENYVRVTAKYDPLLINELKKVRLSHINDQMLAEVEDVEEYVTH